The Delphinus delphis chromosome 11, mDelDel1.2, whole genome shotgun sequence DNA segment CTGGAGGTGAGTTTCCGCCACactgagctgggggaggggacgggaCAGGTTGTGGCTTCAATGCCACAGACTCTCACTGTTCTTAAAGAGATTTAGCAGATTTCTTGAATAAACGTTTTTCCATTTGCTGTGTGCCCTAAGacaattttcagaaaatttaaatgggggaattcgctggtggtccagtggttaggactccacacttccaatgccgggggcccgggctccatccctggtcggggaactaagatcctgcatgcagcgtggcacagccaaattaaaaaaaaaagaaattttaaatgttttttttaaatttattttttattgaagtatagctgaagTACAACGTTGTGTAAATGgttgttttttataatttccgCCAGTTCTGATTATTTCACTGCGGAGAAAATTCACAGAGATCCACACGCTGTGATTCTTGGATGCACTTCTCCCCGccttattccttcttttttctccactattctttttcacagtattttattcttttttatgttcttaatCATTTTAAACCTATTGGTATTATGGCCATCATCATCTGAAGTTCCTGGGGGGTCTAATCTTGCTATATGTTTCATACACTGGCTTTCATTCATGATGGGttatttccttgtgtgttttgcAATTTGGTATTGTGAACTGACTTTTACTGGTGCTTTATCCGTGGGAATCCTCTAAGGCTTGGTTTGACGGTATGTACACCCAGAACtgttttgtatttgcttttgctAGGTATCCATGGTTATTACCAGCCTACAACCAATATTTATGTTACTTTCTCAGCTTGAGATTGTGCAAATCTCAAATCTATGGGTGGTATAGTCCAATGGTTATGAATTTccaggagagattttttttttttgcggtacgcgggcttctcactgctgtggcctctcccgttgcggagcacaggctccagacgcgcaggcccagcggccatggctcacgggcccagccgctccgcagcatgtgggatcttcccggaccagggcacgaagccgtgtcccctgaatcagcaggcggactctccaccactgcgccaccagggaagccccccaggagAGATTTTTATGCCACTTCAAGCCTAGGTCAATGCTTATTCATTTGCCTGTGGCCTTCCTGTTTGGGTGGGAGATCTAGTTTTCTGTTCGCCCTTTCGCTGAGTCCTTGATTTATGCAGgaagctcagctctgtgctcttgCCTCATTTGGCTTGAACGCCAGGTGTCCACGTGCCCACCAGTGCTGCCCAAGAGGACATGCCACAGTGATGCAATTGCTCTGTATCTGCTGTTCCGGGTAGTAGCCACCAGTCACATGGGGCTTCTGAGAACTGGAAATGTGGCGAGtgagactgaggaactgaatttgaaattttaacttatttcaaatgatatttatttatttatattattattattattattaattcatttatttaccttTGGCGTCGCCATGCagctgcaggatcttagttccttgaccagggactgaacccgggcccctgcagtggaagcgtggagttctaaccactggatggccagggaagtcccaactgatatttctttaaatacattcaGATTTAGGTAGCTGCTTGTGGCTGGTCCCCGCTGTATCAGACCAACCACACATCTGAAGCATCAGGTACTTCACTCGCCATTCCAGTTTCCTCTTCATGGACGGCCCCCGGGGTTCATCTCACTCTCTTAACTACTCACTTAGACTGTTCAGTTTTACCTGGTGTTTTCGGTAAGCTGGGAGGTCTTATGCATTTTGTTCACAATATGGCCAGAATGGAACACAGTCTctgcttccattttctctcccctccagccCATCGGTTCTGCTGCAAAGTAATTTTTCTATGACGCAAATCTGTCCATGTGACATGTCTGCTTTCAAGAGGTCCCTGTTCTCCTGGAATATAGCCCAAGCTCAGCCTGGCCCCCGAGGTCCTCTGTGACCTGGCCCTGCCTATCCCCTCCGTTTACCCATCATGCCCTTCTCCTTGGACTTCATACTGAAGCCGAGCATCCGGAACTCCTCGGCGTTGCCTGGCGACGTCACGCTGTGCGTCCTCCGTCTGTCCTGCTCCTCCCTGAAATGCCCACCAGTCCCGAGTCCGCGTCCCAGCTGCTAACCAGCCTCTGCTCTCCTTTCCCAACAGTGCTCATGTCCTTTGCTCCTCTAGACCCCATATAGAATTTGGCCGTAACCCTCACAATACTTGACtgtgttttcttgtttatgtGTCTGTCCCCTGCCCAGCCTGGACTCCTAGGAAAGGACTTGCTGTTTTTAGCCTCTGGAGCCCTGGCTCCAGTGACACTTGCAGGCACTGATGCCGGACCTTCTCCTTTGCCCACGAGGGTAGCGCCTCGCTGTGGGCCGTCCATGGGGTGGCCCAAGCCACAGCCTGGCTCCGGGCCTTAGGGGCGCTCTGCAGTGGGCAGCTGGAGTGCTATTGTCACAGACTCTCCAAGGAGTTCTGAGGCTTCAGTTCCTAGTGAGCCGAAGCTCGCAGCCCCGTTCTGCCCCAGCCACAGCCCCCCGCCCGCTTCCCCTCCACTTCCGGCAGTCGGCACCGTGACTGTGAGATTGGGCACCAGAGGGCCTGCTGGGCCTTTCCACGGGGGGCCCCGGTGAGGCCCCACATGCTCGTCGACAGCGCCCTTCGGCCCTGCCCTTCATTCTTGCTgtggagggaagagggcaggCTGACAAACAGACGGTGGGTCCGTGAGGACTGGGCCTTGGTTCAGTGCTGGGAGGGCTGGCCCTGCCCGCTGCGCTTCCCCGGGCTGCTGAGATGACGGGGgcatctctcctccctcccggCCCATCTGCTGCTGCCCCAGGAGGATGAGGGTGTCAGGTCTCCAAACGAGCCTTACCCAGTGACAGGTAAGGTTTAACAGGTGCTCAGGGAAATGACGTTTGGATTGAAACTGCTTAGTTTTTCCCTGACTCCCAGGATGCCATCCTAGGCTTGTGAGAAGGAGCGTGGTAGGTGGGTGAGAGTACTGGGCTGGGAGCCAGAGGCCTGCCCGTGAGGAGCTGTGTGGCTGGGAGCAGGGCACCCTCCTTCTGTCTCTGTCCCCAGGTATCGCACGTAAGATGTAAGCACAGACCTCGGGGGCTTAGGAGCTGCTCGGTGACtgtgttttcccttttccagatcCTTGAGGGATGTTTGTACTTACTTTATATACGAGAAAGTCTTAACTTCCTTCTTCTCATCCTAGCCACATCTTTGTCAAGCCCATCACGGGCTGAAGCGAAGGGTCTCTGTGattgtgtgcgtgcgtgtgtacaCAGATTTAGACATAACCCAGGGCAAAGCCGAGGTCCCTCTGGTACCCAGACCACCAGCACACTCTGTCGTGTGCCCTGATTTCTTCCCCTTATTATCTGTGGTCTTTTTATTCAGAGCCTCAGACCTGAAAGAAATCGGGTTAAAGAGTCTCATACAGAAGTTACTCTGAGCAACTGAAGCCCAtttcccagaaatgcaaggataaCTTCAAACGGCTGGTACAGCCCAAGTTCCCAGGGAGGAAACCCGTCCTCAGGAGGTACCCTGGGCGAGGGCTGGCCTGATGGGCAAGGGCAGGAGGGAGCTGGGCGGGTGGCCAgggcagcaggtctggggtggggtggggacagatTCGCCAGCGTCCCCTCGGCAGCCCAGTTCTCAGCCTGCATCAGCTGCTCCCGCTTCTCCTACTGCTTCGTTGACGTGAGCAGGAGTTGTGGGCCAGCTTTCAGGTTAGCGGCTGGCTGGTGTCCTCCCTGggggagagctgggagccaggcTGTAATCTGTCCCATTAGCAGTTGGCAGCTCCCAGCCCGCTTTTTCACCTGCCGGCTCCGTGCTGACATCGCCGGACCCGCTGTGACGCTCCTGGATGCGGGCCACGTGCGCTGTTCGCTCCCCCTTGCCCCGTGTGGGTGGCCTTGGCGCCAGCGGGCAGGGCTGAACCTCTCACACCGTGAAGCCTGTGACCAGCTCCAAGAACCGCTGCTCCCAGCGAGAGCCGCTCTGCTCCCTGGCGCGTTGCGAAGCACAGAGCTGTCGGGGAGCTGAGCCCGGCTCCAGCCCAGAAAACAGTCATGAGTAGCCTGTGCTGTGAGTAAATGTTCCCGGGGCTTGAGACACGAGCTAAATGGAATTGCGATGGTCACACCAGCTACCTTTAACACACTCCGGGACAGGCATTGGGCCAAACCCTTCGAACTCGTGCCCTCTCTTAATACAACAGCCTGGGAAGGTAGATGTTGGTCCCTTTTTACAGTTGGATAATCCTAGGGTCAGAGAGGCGAAATAACCGGTGCAAGATCACGCAGGCcacatggcagagctgagaccacAGCCCGGAGCTCAGCTGCCCCCCACACCTGCTGGGCTGCACGACGACTGGACACGGAGCCGGCGCGTGCCCGGGGTGGGCTGCGGGTGCTAAGCCCACATCTGCCGTGGATTGTTCGTACAGAGCTCTGCACTTGTGGCTGCAGGGCTGCTGTGCTCCCGTCCACGGCCCGTCTGTAGCACATTCACCATCGCAGCTTCGGGCCTATTTTCCACGGAGGCGCCTCTAGGTGCTTAACTTCCTCTGCCAGCTGCCTCTGCCTACTGTTTCCCATTCCCGCTTTAAGACCGTCAGAGAATACTGAAAACCTTGGCTGGGGCCACACGCGCCGCACCGTCCTTTTACTGCTCCTTTCTTCCCCAGCATTTATATTAGAGAGCTGCTCCACTCACTGGAAATTGCTCCCTCCCCCCGGGCCGGTCACTGAGCAGAGAGCAGGGCACATGGATATGTAGAAACAGATGTTTGGGGCTCCCGGTCCTGGTCTCTGTAATCAGTGCGGCCTGGTTCCTCCTTCGGTTTTCAAGGGCCTTAGGGAGATGCAGGACGGCCCAGCGGAAAGGGCACCGGACGAAGTAGAGGCTGAAGCTGCCCTGGTGCCTGCAGAGGTCCCAGCCTGGCGCTCAAAGGCATGGTCTACACTGAGACCAAGGCCACCCAGTCCCTAACGCCCCATGGGTTCAGCTGGTGGGACCTCGCCGACCACCTCCCATCCGGCCGCCGGGATCCCATCGCTTCCCCCGGATTCCAACGCTGCGTCCTCCCCGCCCCAACTCCGTGCCCCGgcaccccaccccttcctcccgcCGACACGGCGGCCGGGCTTTCCCGCCTCCCGGCCCCGAATCCAATCCCGGtttccccgccccgcccccagctctcGGCTGGGCCGCCCCGCGCGCCGTCACCGCCGCCGTCACCGCGCGTCGGCAGCAGCCCGCGCGCGCCCGGCCACGGGGCTCGGCTCCGGTGCGCGGCTCCGGCCGGGTAGGCGGGAGGGAGCCGAGGACAATGCGCCCCGCGCCCGGCGCCCCCcgcgcggccccgccccccgcccggcTGCAGCCCCGGTTCCCGCGCGGCCGGAGCGGCTCgggcagcagcagcggcggcagcggcggcgacaccggcagcagcagcagcagcagcagcgcggGCGCCGAGCGGGAGGACGACGACGAGAGCGCCAGCATCAGCAGGCCGCTGGTGCCCGCCGGGCCCCCGGGGAGCGCCGCCGCCTCCTGCGCCTCCACGCCCACCTCCCCGCGTAGCATGACCGCCGCCGACCTGGGCGCGGGCGCCGTCGCCGGGGCCGTCGGGGGCGCGGGCGGCGCCAGCCCCGGCCCCTCCTGCCGTTTGTGTTGCTGCTGCTGCGGTCGCCGGGCTCGGCCGGGCCGCGGCGGTGGGCGCCGCGGCTGCGCCCCCGGCCCGGGCTGTCGCTGGGGCTACCAGGCGCTGTCCGTGGCGCTGCTGCTGGCGCAGGGCGGCCTGCTGGACGTGTACCTCATCGCTGTCACCGACCTGTACTGGTGCTCCTGGGTCGCCACCGACCTGGTGGTCGCGGCGGGCTGGGCCATCTTCTTCGCCAAGAACAGCCGGGGCCGTCGGGGCGCCGCGCACACCCACCACCCGCACCACCCGCACGCCGCGCCCCTGCACctgcccgccgcccccgccgccgctgcCGGGGCTGCGGGAGCCAAGGCGCGCGGCGGCCGCGGGGGCGCGGGCGGCCTGGGGCCGGCGGGGGCGGCCGGCGCGGCCGGCGAGTTCGCCTTCGCCTACTTGGCCTGGCTCATCTACTCCATCGCCTTCACGCCCAAGGTGGTGCTCATCCTGGGCACGTCCATCCTGGACCTCATCGAGCTGCGCGCGCCCTTCGGCACCACGGGCTTCCGCCTCACCCTGGCGCTGTCGGCGCCGCTGCTCTACTGCCTGGTGCGGGCCATCGGCGAGGCGGGCGCCACCCCCGGCTCCGCGGGCCCCCTGCTCCTGCAGCCCCAGCGGCACCGCGCCGCCGGCTGCTTCCTGGGCACGTGCCTGGACCTGCTGGACAGCTCCGCCCTGGTGGAGCTGATGCTGGACGGCCGCGCGCCGCTGCCCGCGCACCTGCGCTACCTGCTTCTCGCCGCCTACTTCCTCGCGCTCGCCTCGCCGGTGCTCTGGCTCCACGAGCTCCACGCCGCTGCCGCCTCGCCCCGGGGCCGGGCCTCGCGGCCGGGAGGCTGCAGCCGCCTGCTGCGCCTGCTGGGCGGCTGCCTCGTGGACGTACCCTTGCTGGCGCTGCGCTGCCTGCTGGCCGTGAGCTACCAGCAACCGCTCTCCGTCTTCATGCTCAAGAACCTCTTCTTCCTCGGCTGCCGCGGCCTGGAGGCCCTGGAGGGCTGCTGGGACAGGGAGACCCCGGCGTCCCCGAGTCGGGCTCGGGCAGGCTACGGCGCTCCGCCCTCCGCCCCGTTGGTGCCGGGAGCCCCCCAGCTGGGCCACTGCATCTCGGAGGACGAGGGGGGCGCCCACGGCTACGTCAACACCCTGGCTGTGGCGTCCCAAAACTGAGGGGTCTGGGGGCTTGCTCTGGAGTTGGGAGACCCCGCTCCCTGTCCTGCGACCTTCCCTCACCCAGACTGGATCAGCCTCTGTTTGGGGGAGGTAACTGTAAACAGGGCTGAGAGCCAGCGCGCCCCTCTGAACCCCTTGGGTCAAGACTGCTTGGAAGGAGCCAGCCGctgaagagagggaggagggtcgCCGGCTCTCTTCTCCTCTCGACGCCCTTCCCCAATCCTTCTCTCCAGGGGCGGGGCACCTCTGCTTCTcgcttctcccacctcctctgaTTCCTCTCCCTTGCAGGGCAGAATGGAGGAAAGGGGGGCCCAGGGCCTTTGGCCACCCACCTTGCTTGGACGTGCCAGCTTCTTTTAGGCTGTGGTTAGTGGTCCTTGACCCACACCTTGAAATGACCCAGAATCCCATGCTCCCCTGATGTGTCCATTGCATTTCTTCCAGATGGTAGATgcaaagtctgtgtgtgtgtgtgtgtgtgtgtgtgtgtgtgtgcgcgcgcgtgcgcattCACGCGTGTGTTGTTTCCTTGTGTCCAACCTGTGCCCCTCACAATCAGTAGGAGATCTGGGGAGGCCCGGTGCTCCCCACCACACACTCCTCATTCCTACCTGAATCTGTGGCCATGAATTCCCAGACAGAGTTGGGCTCCTGGGGGCTGCCCAGTGGCCCTCCTCCGAGGGAGACGCTCGCCCAGGATCTTCCTCGATGCCACTCCTTTCCtctcagctgggggaggggggggtccATACTCCAAGGACCAAACTACACCTTTTCTTGGGTGTTACTACCTCCGCTTTCCACTTGTGTCGCATCACACACTGATGCTGCTTGCAAAAACTAAGGACAAATACTCAGATGTTGCATTCGACGTGGCCACTGGATCCAGCTGGGGTTCGGTGCCAGTGTCATTACAGGGTCTGCGGAGGGTCAGCCATTGGccgccctccctctctccctccaaatGTGTCCGTAGCTCCTGTCCTCCCTGCAGCTGGTCGCTGGCTGGGTCATCTTGGCTCAGAACAGCTTTGGTGGGGTTTCTGGATAGAAAACCATGTGAGCTGGGCCTCCCGTGGGCCCACAGCAGTAGGAAATCCACCTCCCCACCTGTCCTTCCTTTAGGAAGCATGGTATACATGAGAAAGGGCGGTGGTGACCGTTGTCCTCTGCTCTGGTCACGGGAGCCTCTAGGGAAAAGCAGGCTGCGTGGAGTAGGGTGGCTACGCCCCACCcggcccagcctccctccctagTGACAGGTCACGTCCAGGGGCTGCCCACGTACAGGCTCGATGTGGGACCTCTCTCGGCATCTTTGAGGCAGGATGAGTATCTTGGGGGGAGGTCAGAGTGCAGGAAGAGTTGAGAGCCAGGCCAGGGGTACCTACTCCCCTCCACCCtgcgggaggagggggctgggggaggttgTAGGAatctgtttccctccctccctgtgcctGGGGAGCTCTGTGTGGTGTAATAAGCTCTGGCCAGAGGGTCAGAGGTCATGGGTTGTGGCTTTGACTGTCACCCACTAGCTTCAGTGACACGTGACTTCCGCTTTCTGGGCCTCCGTTTGGCACTTGGGGCTCCTCTCTCTCAATTTCTTGGGGGCTGCTCTCACgggtgagggggcggggagggaggaacATGTTTGCACTCGATgtccctgctcccagccccttGCCCACCAGGTCCAGGATCAGCTGGTTGGATTTTGCAACTAACtgttcttttcctgccttctctcctccccaggaCCCCCCTTCTTGCCCTTTGAATTCCATGTGGTCAAAGTTCTGGGGCCCAGATTCTGGGGGGCCCAGGAACTGCTCCCTCTGTTCCCACACCCTCTCTCCAGCTTTGCTGTTTCTCTGCTACCTAATCTCAGCGACTGAGAAGGACTTTGTGTCCGAGCCATGGCCCCAGGccggccccctgccccacccccttctcctgtTTGGACGGCCGTCTCCTGCTGAGTGACCGCTGCTGCGACACCTCCAGGGTGCCCGGTATTCTGGTGGGAGGCTGCGGTGGGTTCCGGTGGGCTGCGCTTCCCGGCACCCGGCTGGTCTGGCAGAGGCCAGGCCTGTTCCGGTCCGGCTGCCAGGCGCACTCACCGCGGGACAGGCGTCCTCCTCCCGCCACTTGCTGCCAGCACTTGTGCTCAGGGCGTCAGCCCCTTCCTTCTGGTGTGTTTTTCTTGAGTCCTTTTACTTACTTCCCTTGCCTCATTCACAAAAAGAAATGCCCCgaaagtttcatttttcttgttttctgggaACACCTGTAGCGCGGGGTCCAACCAGAGATGCTGTGGTGTGTCTAGCATCCCCGGGCCCGCGCCCGCGCCCACCGTGCCGGTCACGGAGAAGAAGCTGGGCACGGGTCCCGGGCTGCCCGCCTCTAACGTTGGGCAGGTCAGGCCGTCCTCCCCTGAGCCTCGGACTCCTTATCTTTTTGGAAAGGGCTTGGGCCAGACCTTCTCTAAGGACGGCTCCGAGCCCATGAGTTTTCGTGGAAGAGAGCGAGCTGGCAGTCAGAGCCTGGAGGACGGAAGTGGTACCTCGCTGGCATTTATCAcgttcttttctccttctctttttaaaaataaaaccagcttctgttctgaaaataaaaaacttGAGACTTGTGACAAGCTTCCTGTGTAGTTTCTTTTCAGATCTTTCCTGTCCTGGTTTCCTTACTAAACTCTTAAATGTCACCGTGGCATCTGTCATCATCTTGCGGGTCTGTGTTAACGTTATGGGTGCACCTTGGCTACTTCCTTCCAGGCGGTTGGCGGGCTCTTGACCCGGCCGGCCTGGTGTGGCCCAGTCAGGCTTCCTCAGCACCCTGGGCTCTCAGCCCGAGGGTGATTCCTCAGCTCCTGGGCTCTCACTCCTTCTTTCTGAGAATAACTCGTCAGTGGGAGAAGGGCTGAGAAATGACTTTACATGCtctgcccttctctccccagCCAGAAGCGGAAATGCCATCACAAAGGAGAACAAAATGACTTTACATGCtctgcccttctctccccagCCAGAAGCACAAATGCCATCACAAAGGAGAACAGGCCGTGCTTGTTTTGTTCTCAACACAACGGAGTCTGGGGCGTCTAGGAGAACATGGGGTCTGCATAAAAATAAGACTAcagtcggacttccctggtggcgcagtggttaagaatccgcctgccagtgcaggggacatgggttcgagccctggtccgggaagatcccacatgccatgaggcaactgagctcgcgtgccacaactactgagcctgcgctctagagcccgtgctccgcaacaagagaagcccccgctcgccgcaacaacgaaggcccaacgcagccaaaaataaattaaaaaaaaaagactacggTCGTTGTTCTTTAGCACAGAAACACCTGGTGCTATTCAGGGGCTATTCAGGTGAGGCCAAGGGCCCGCCTCTCTTGCCCGGCCTGCCCCCCGCAGCTGGGCGCTAGCACCACCTGGCCTCCAGGGCCTTCCCTCACTTGTAAGACAGCAGCGACGTCCCCTCCCTCACAGGCTGCGGTAATGGGGCGATAGGTGCAAAAACGGTCCTTTCCGTCAAGACATTCACAATCATAACGGGGACAAAACTTACATATACAATAGTTTCAGAACAGCAAAGACCGTGTCTTCATTTCTCCCTAAATGCGGATGGACGGTAAGGTGACCACCTTGACTACGTTCCTCGTGGCTGAGCTGCCCCTCACCTGCTCAAGAGGGGAGGTCGTGTCGGGTGAGTCTGGCCCTGCAGCCGGCCTGGGGTCGGGGGACTCGGGGGCCTGCGCTCCGCTGGCCGGCCCCTCCGGGTCCTCGCAGCCCCTCTGGGGgggcctcccctccacccccgagCCCAGAAGGACAGAGCCACTTGCTGGAGGCTGCACTGCGGTCAGGAAGGGAATCCGGGTCTGAACCGCATCCGTCGGCCGCGGGCAGCCTTCGGATGTGGCCTCCCTTCCGTTGTGCGGCTCTGGCTAAAAAGCAG contains these protein-coding regions:
- the TMEM121B gene encoding transmembrane protein 121B, which translates into the protein MRPAPGAPRAAPPPARLQPRFPRGRSGSGSSSGGSGGDTGSSSSSSSAGAEREDDDESASISRPLVPAGPPGSAAASCASTPTSPRSMTAADLGAGAVAGAVGGAGGASPGPSCRLCCCCCGRRARPGRGGGRRGCAPGPGCRWGYQALSVALLLAQGGLLDVYLIAVTDLYWCSWVATDLVVAAGWAIFFAKNSRGRRGAAHTHHPHHPHAAPLHLPAAPAAAAGAAGAKARGGRGGAGGLGPAGAAGAAGEFAFAYLAWLIYSIAFTPKVVLILGTSILDLIELRAPFGTTGFRLTLALSAPLLYCLVRAIGEAGATPGSAGPLLLQPQRHRAAGCFLGTCLDLLDSSALVELMLDGRAPLPAHLRYLLLAAYFLALASPVLWLHELHAAAASPRGRASRPGGCSRLLRLLGGCLVDVPLLALRCLLAVSYQQPLSVFMLKNLFFLGCRGLEALEGCWDRETPASPSRARAGYGAPPSAPLVPGAPQLGHCISEDEGGAHGYVNTLAVASQN